Proteins encoded together in one Chelonoidis abingdonii isolate Lonesome George chromosome 1, CheloAbing_2.0, whole genome shotgun sequence window:
- the RRP8 gene encoding ribosomal RNA-processing protein 8 isoform X2 produces MGCGGGGGLELREAPRGSLRKQRRRLLATLQRLEASSCTEPPQSPGPLSGDSESESDSADQARRKQPRKQRRGLKPRAASSHIAPRTPSGSGTPQVGPEPEPEPAGRRRRKDCAAEAPGDKAHTPSKELPSWGAATGGPGPVLSRKQWRNKQKNKRRQKNKFKAGMGKDVGQSLGGGQDVEQRTSALSQSELSGALRARMEERLQSARFRYINQQLYTSSSQEAARLFQRDPAAFAIYHRGFTRQVGRWPENPVHRIIQYLRGRPASLVVADFGCGDCKIATSIRNKVHSFDLVALSPCVTVCDMAKVPLADESVDVTVFCLALMGTNLREILEEANRVLRPGGMLKVAEVASRFADIRAFVSAVTQLGFQIVSKDLDNPFFYMFDFSKTGPPRARGKLPGLALRPCLYKKR; encoded by the exons ATGGGCTGCGGTGGAGGCGGGGGGCTAGAGCTGAGGGAG GCTCCTAGAGGCTCCTTGCGAAAGCAGCGCAGACGGCTCCTCGCAACCCTGCAGCGCCTGGAGGCCTCAAGCTGCACAGAGCCTCCTCAGAGCCCCGGGCCCCTGTCTGGGGACAGCGAATCTGAGTCTGACTCTGCGGACCAGGCGAGgagaaaacagcccaggaaacagAGACGGGGCCTGAAACCCAGAGCTGCCTCCTCCCATATCGCCCCAAGGACTCCAAGCGGCTCTGGCACTCCCCAGGTAGGGCCGGAGCCGGAGCCAGAGCCAGCTGGCAGGAGACGGAGGAAAG ATTGTGCAGCAGAGGCCCCCGGGGACAAAGCACACACGCCCAGCAAAGAGCTGCCAAGCTGGGGCGCAGCCACTGGGGGGCCTGGTCCAGtgctgagcaggaagcagtggAGGAACAAACAGAAGAATAAAAGGCGACAGAAGAACAAGTTCAAAGCAGGCATGGGGAAGGATGTGGGGCAGAGCCTGGGCGGGGGGCAGGATGTGGAGCAGAGGACCTCAGCACTGTCCCAGTCGGAGCTCTCGGGGGCGCTGCGGGCCCGGATGGAGGAGCGGCTCCAGTCAGCCCGTTTCCGCTACATCAACCAGCAGCTCTATACGTCCAGCAGCCAGGAGGCAGCCCGGCTCTTCCAGCGCGACCCTGCTGCCTTCGCCATCTATCACCGCGGCTTCACTCGGCAGGTGGGGCGCTGGCCCGAGAATCCGGTTCACCGCATTATCCAGTACCTGCGGGGGCG GCCGGCCTCGCTGGTGGTAGCAGATTTTGGATGCGGTGACTGCAAGATTGCGACCAGCATCAGGAACAAGGTTCACTCGTTTGACCTGGTGGCTCTGAGCCCATGTGTCACTGTGTGCGACATGGCCAAG GTGCCGCTGGCAGACGAGTCTGTGGATGTCACTGTGTTCTGTCTGGCGCTGATGGGCACCAATCTGCGGGAGATCCTGGAAGAGGCCAACCGGGTGCTGAGGCCAGG GGGCATGCTGAAGGTGGCAGAGGTTGCCAGCCGCTTTGCAGACATCCGAGCCTTTGTGAGTGCCGTGACTCAGCTGGGCTTTCAGATTGTCTCCAAG GACCTGGACAATCCCTTTTTCTACATGTTTGATTTCTCCAAGACGGGACCCCCCCGGGCTCGGGGGAAGCTGCCGGGCCTGGCACTGAGACCCTGCCTCTATAAGAAGCGCTGA
- the RRP8 gene encoding ribosomal RNA-processing protein 8 isoform X1: MFDEGGWNKEDGGEAFSQALLHPQHCSAQHCPPAPRGSLRKQRRRLLATLQRLEASSCTEPPQSPGPLSGDSESESDSADQARRKQPRKQRRGLKPRAASSHIAPRTPSGSGTPQVGPEPEPEPAGRRRRKDCAAEAPGDKAHTPSKELPSWGAATGGPGPVLSRKQWRNKQKNKRRQKNKFKAGMGKDVGQSLGGGQDVEQRTSALSQSELSGALRARMEERLQSARFRYINQQLYTSSSQEAARLFQRDPAAFAIYHRGFTRQVGRWPENPVHRIIQYLRGRPASLVVADFGCGDCKIATSIRNKVHSFDLVALSPCVTVCDMAKVPLADESVDVTVFCLALMGTNLREILEEANRVLRPGGMLKVAEVASRFADIRAFVSAVTQLGFQIVSKDLDNPFFYMFDFSKTGPPRARGKLPGLALRPCLYKKR, translated from the exons ATGTTTGATGAAGGAGGGTGGAACAAGGAGGATGGCGGGGAGgctttcagccaggctctcctgcACCCTCAGCACTGTTCTGCCCAGCACTGTCCCCCG GCTCCTAGAGGCTCCTTGCGAAAGCAGCGCAGACGGCTCCTCGCAACCCTGCAGCGCCTGGAGGCCTCAAGCTGCACAGAGCCTCCTCAGAGCCCCGGGCCCCTGTCTGGGGACAGCGAATCTGAGTCTGACTCTGCGGACCAGGCGAGgagaaaacagcccaggaaacagAGACGGGGCCTGAAACCCAGAGCTGCCTCCTCCCATATCGCCCCAAGGACTCCAAGCGGCTCTGGCACTCCCCAGGTAGGGCCGGAGCCGGAGCCAGAGCCAGCTGGCAGGAGACGGAGGAAAG ATTGTGCAGCAGAGGCCCCCGGGGACAAAGCACACACGCCCAGCAAAGAGCTGCCAAGCTGGGGCGCAGCCACTGGGGGGCCTGGTCCAGtgctgagcaggaagcagtggAGGAACAAACAGAAGAATAAAAGGCGACAGAAGAACAAGTTCAAAGCAGGCATGGGGAAGGATGTGGGGCAGAGCCTGGGCGGGGGGCAGGATGTGGAGCAGAGGACCTCAGCACTGTCCCAGTCGGAGCTCTCGGGGGCGCTGCGGGCCCGGATGGAGGAGCGGCTCCAGTCAGCCCGTTTCCGCTACATCAACCAGCAGCTCTATACGTCCAGCAGCCAGGAGGCAGCCCGGCTCTTCCAGCGCGACCCTGCTGCCTTCGCCATCTATCACCGCGGCTTCACTCGGCAGGTGGGGCGCTGGCCCGAGAATCCGGTTCACCGCATTATCCAGTACCTGCGGGGGCG GCCGGCCTCGCTGGTGGTAGCAGATTTTGGATGCGGTGACTGCAAGATTGCGACCAGCATCAGGAACAAGGTTCACTCGTTTGACCTGGTGGCTCTGAGCCCATGTGTCACTGTGTGCGACATGGCCAAG GTGCCGCTGGCAGACGAGTCTGTGGATGTCACTGTGTTCTGTCTGGCGCTGATGGGCACCAATCTGCGGGAGATCCTGGAAGAGGCCAACCGGGTGCTGAGGCCAGG GGGCATGCTGAAGGTGGCAGAGGTTGCCAGCCGCTTTGCAGACATCCGAGCCTTTGTGAGTGCCGTGACTCAGCTGGGCTTTCAGATTGTCTCCAAG GACCTGGACAATCCCTTTTTCTACATGTTTGATTTCTCCAAGACGGGACCCCCCCGGGCTCGGGGGAAGCTGCCGGGCCTGGCACTGAGACCCTGCCTCTATAAGAAGCGCTGA